The following nucleotide sequence is from Ailuropoda melanoleuca isolate Jingjing chromosome 12, ASM200744v2, whole genome shotgun sequence.
CTAGTTTCTGGCACAGAGTTATTGTTAATAACGGTTAATGGCCTTCATTGTACTCTggggaaaaatcttttttaggGAAtcctagttttaaaaatgtttgaaataaaaatagacactGAGGCAGGGCCAAACACCTTCCATAGAGCTACAAGACTTTGCAAATGGATATACCGTCTGAAGAGTGaatataagtaagtaaataagagTGATTATAAATACGTTTGCAAACTaaacaaatgttatatatttaaaatcatacatATACGGACATAAACTACAGTGTTAAATAATGGCATTTTCAGGCATAGGCTGTCAGGTTTTCATTTAGCTACTAATACAGTGGGAAAGTTTCCCACACTCACTGTGTCATACCCATATAAAGACTGGGGAGAGAAGTTAAAACGTGAACAGGTTTTGATAAGCCGTTCAAAAAGTTCATGTCCTTGGCCTAGCATAATTAGTCATGGTGACTGTCCAGCTTTGAGTAGGAACCTGATATTCCATTATGGCTGCAAGTGGAACAGACTGCTCTGTGACAGCTGGACAAACTTCCGCAAATATGCTTGTACTTTTACCTTATGAACAACACGCAGCGTATTCTCAAGAGCCAAAGTGTACTTAAGAAATAATGATTTCCATCTTTCTATCTTGATCACCTGAGAACGTATTTCCTGAAAATATGTATTAGAATTGGCTTTTGTGAAAAATcaagtaacaaaattaaattaaatgatagcttaattttcaaaaagagagTCTTTCATGGggaattttattgcttttaagttttaagtATCTTTTGTTGGAATATGGAGTAGTTAAACCACCAAATTACTGAAATGTACTCTAAGCACTGAAGATTACTGTGATAATTTATACCCACGTGAAACTGAGAACATCAAACTGACAGACGTAGCTTATCTTCCTACATTTCAACTAGATGAAATGCCAATTGTCCTAAGACTCAAGCTTAAAGTTCATATTCCTTAACTAAACAACCCTCATGAAACAAGTAGTGAGTTTCTCTGCACCTAACTTGTGTTTAAACAGGTGTTATGAAtctttaattatttctgtttttttctttactataaaATATTCTGATACAAGCATTAAAACGCTAGGATCATCACATTTACCTGTACGGCTTGTCAGAGTTATGGATTCGTCTGTGGTTTCTGACACCAACATATGTCGTACTCGTATAATCGCACACGTCACATCTATACTGTTTCTGGACTGAAGACTTATTCCCTAGACAAGGGGTTGGAGAGCTTTAGCGACATACATTGATTAGATACCAATGGCATAATTTCCACTGTAAATGAATATTTGTAACACATAGTATTAACATTTCAATCAAGCTTTCTCATTTAATAAAGTTAACAAGTTTGAACACGGCTTTCCAGGTTCTCCTGCAACTGGACTATCAGCAGGTATAAACTGAACATCATCTGACCTGTAAACACAGATACACTGGGTTAGTTTCTATATAACCTTgaacaaaatgctaaaatagAATAAACCTGATACCAGCTGCCCTGCTGTGTAGCAGTGGAATCAACCAGAGATACTCTGTTAATCTGAAAGATGTTAGTCTAATTGATACTAGATACATCGTCTTAAGGAAACACTGATTTGCCGACAAGCTGTGATTTAGTACTATAATACAATATCATACAGTATGGCTACAAAGCATACATAACAAACTCCAGATAAGAAGCCTAAAGCTTTTTTACCCTGTGGGTTTCCTTTGTTTGTAACTGGAAGTCAGCTGTCAGTGCAACAACAATGGAAGGAAAAACAACCGCAAATTACTCAGTGCTAAATAATGTCTTATCATCATACCTAGCAAACTGGCAGGTGACAAGGACAAGTGTTACCACTAATGTGAGTATGTGGCTCTCTGAAATCCAGAATACATGGGTCCGCTGGAAAAGAGGCCATGTTCCCACCCTCATTCTGCAGCAACAGGGCTGGGTAATTTTAATCAGGGTAAGCCTGAGAAAATACAAGCTGGATGCCTTGATCATGTGAAACTGTTCCTGGAGATATTCAACACTCTCTTTACTCCTCTGTAAGCACAAAGTCCGCAGGCCATTCACAGCCTCACTGCTTTATATTCAAGAACAAAGCAAGCATGGAAAGCTGGAGAATAaggcagagcaggaagggagCCTAGGTGGAATACCACCACACAGTGCGGAATCGTAAAACTGGTGGCACAAAAGAAACCACGCTGAAATTctcacaaaacaaagaaaacccttAAGTTAAATTTAAGctttctaaaactgaaattttcttttgcctGTAACTACTTTTGCCAGGCAGAACAAAATGTCCTAATTTCCTGGTGTAAGTCTACAACATTAATATACACACTAATCATAATTATAATGTAAGTATTACTCTTAATTGGTAGGTTAAAAACTTGGACTTGATTATAAGTGGCATTGTtccaaattcagttttttaaaaaaccctgaaaaaatgAAGTGTGAAATATTGGATAATGGTTTTGTGTGAGAAATATTACAGATCAATGACaactaataaaaatgacagaTGGAAAAACTTAATATAGCACAGAATGAGAGCCCGTGCTACTGCAAGCAACTGTTTCCAACGGAAGGAATATGAGATTTAACGTTCAAAACTCTGGGCTTCATCCTTGCTCTTCCACCTACTACCAGGGTGATCATGGGCAAAGCATTTTACCTTGTGaggactcagttttctcatctacaaaatggaaattctagaacctCTCAGCATGGTTTACTTAGTAAGCAGAGAACTCTCTATTCTTCCCTCATCACAGTCTGTGTGCCACCTGCATTTCTGTGCCAGATCTCTGACCTGTCCCTGGCTACAGATTCCCCAGAGGGCAGGGATCTGTGTGTTTTGTTCATGCCGAATTTCCAGAGCTTTGCGAACTGTACGTTTGCAATAAAGAACGATCTAATTAAATTTCACGAAGGAGCACCACACGAGCGTGCTTTGCCCATGGCTCCAGTAGAGCACCTGTGAGGTTGGCTGACATCCCTGTCAGTACGGTTCTGTCTTCCTCCCCGACCGCGGTCCTTACAGGCACTGATGCCTTCACTGGACTCCCGGCAGCTAGCTCAGGATGGGCACTCCACGCCTTTTGGCAGAACGAATGTCTGAAATACCATTACACTGGGTCTCGGAGTCAAAAACATGTCCCAAGTTATCTGTGCCATCAGAGCAGGCAGAGCCTGGGGACCACTGAGGCACACGTCCCCCAACTTGTTTATTAACTTTACTAAATGGCTAAAGAAGTTTTAGTAAAACACGAATTACTTTGACCTTACTTGTTTCTTGGCCTGACAACCAGATTTCCAAAGATCTAATACTGAATTAATGAAGTATCAGCGTGAGTGTGCAGGAAGTTATCAGTCATCTGAAGTGTTTTACGACTAtgacagaaaaaagcaaatggaGCAAAGCgaggaaaaaagagacagggCAAACAATCTAAAATCCATACATTTAACCCCAAGAAACAGAGCAGAATGCACAAAGAAAAGACACTGTAAAATGGAATATGGTGGACAGATGCTGTCGCTGTAAAGCTCAAACTGGTTACTTTAATTTTGAGCcgacattttaatcttttttattaaaattgtgaGTTCTAATTTAACAACCCATTTGGACAGTTTTATAAATTACTGCTTTTGAAGATGGTGCTAGAAAAAACATATTCCACCACTCGTATTAACCGCAGGTGGTGCCACTGAGTAGTATTTACTTTATTCCTTCATTAGGGATTTATGGTCCAATGACATCAAGTGTTTTAATGTCTCCTTTAAAGGGGGATATGGAAacataatgaattaaaataaaaggaggcATTTAGGGCTATtttgtaaaaaggaaacaaaactgttTTAGCTCAGCCATCTATTGCAGAAACAGATGCTATGTCATAAACTCCTTTTGTTTTGGATAGTTTTACAGGGATGACATCTGTTTGACAAGGGAATTTTGGTGCTACAGTGGTGTCAAAATCAGTTCTTTCAGAAACATTCTTGAATCAGTTATGCTTTCTGGGGTATAATTTAATGAAACATTATGGTAAAACATTTTACTCTGCAGTTGTTTCTAACTTTAATTCTCAGGAAATCTAAAAAGGAAAGTCACCCCAATATGTTTTATTTCCCATAAACACTATGTACCGCACTTGAGACATTTAAAGTGTATCAATTTAAGAGAGCTGATGCAAGGAAGCACAGTTATTACGCTTTATCCCTAATTCTCCGGATGCGGCACCCGCCTTTTCATGGAACTCTAATTAAATCTTTTGATTCTAATATTCCTATTAGCAGAAACTTGGCCGACTGGTACCTAACTAGTACATAAAAAGATCTTGTGTTTTTTTgcgttttttttaaataatgcagatGAAATCTGGCAGTCATACTTGGATAAGAATAAGATCACAGCAGGAAGCCTCACTTAAAGTTTGAGGTGGGGGCCCACCATCTGCAAAAGCTGTATGTTCTCAGTGGGTCAACTGGTACTGAGAGAGGGGGGCCTGCTTCCCCACACTGTGACTTCCCCGGCTTGTTGGTATGTCACCCAAGGCTTTGCGCTGGCCTTGGCTCTTACAGGACAGCATAAATTTCAGCCTATTATCTACCCACATTATCGAAGCTGAGTATTTACTAACACTGCATTTCAGTCAGTACCTCAGGATATCCTCAGGAACACAGGTAAGATTCACTCCGCAGTATGAAAAGAGGGAATATATGTAGCTTTAGTCCTGAAATTAACCCACATGACAACTAAGGGCTTTTTAAGAGAACTTCATATGCTAGTCATGCAGCCTGTACAAAAAAAATACACGGATACCTTCTTGAACACATTTTCCATCAGCTGTATCACCAGAAATTCTCGACTCACTAGAAGCTGCTACTGACAAGGTATCTGGAAGACTGTGTTGCTCTCTCTCATGGTTCCTCAGCTGACtctaaaaaattgagaaatattcaCATGTAACCTTCAATAAATATACTTGCACTGTTCCTAAGAGGCTGTAGAAGCAGTTTAATTGCTTTCACGGCCTAGTATCTAGAACACATTACCAATATTTTACAAACAAACGTGCTAAAAGATTATCTGACTTATTTGACAGTTTATGGGAAGAAATACACTAGGGAAATCACAATCTCATCAAAAAGGCAGTTTTGCCTTCTCTGAGAGGAATCCCCTGCTTACACATGGCATGTGCATACTTACTGAACTGCTGACAGGCccggcagagggaagagcaggtcaCTCAGAATAACCCAAtgctttcacaaaaataaatccaaacagTAACTGCTGGACTCCTGCTAATTTTTGCCTTTCAGTATCAACTAAATGTGTAAGAGAGACCTAACTGGAACGGTTCCTCCACGGTatcttcttcctccacccccaccaatCAAGAATGCAGGAGCCAAAGAAACTTCTGGAACTTGCTTTTGCTGCCCATTTGGATGCACTGCTTGTCTGGTAGCCTGAGGCCACTTCAGAATTTCATGAGGGCAGTCCAAGTAGGCAGTGAATCTCAGAGTCAAAGACTTTTTTATTCCTGATTACCTTTTTACTACCAGCTAGACCCCAACTCTGGGAAATCTGAGAGGAAACGTCTACATCCCAGTTACCCTTTTAGGACACCTTTCTCCTTCCACCGAACAGCCAACTGGCACATTAGAGAAGAAAAGTGGGAAACTAATGATTCAATGAATCCAGTTTCCTTTACAAAAACAGTATCTTTTTGCTGGTTGTTGGTTTTAAGGTAGCATATAAGATGAAAATCagtcaaaataaataatcagtcaaaataaataatccttcaAAGTCTCTTAAATTGCCCATAAAGCAACCCACGTGGCTCTATTTCCACCTTACTGTCTTTCATGAAGTCCAACACAGCTTATTTTTCCCCCTGCAATGACACAGATCGCTACTGGCTGGCTGTGTAGCTGAAGTGAATGACCTACATTTTGGGGCCATGGAAGATGAAAAATAGCTGGTTTTTTTTGTACTGATGATGTAGGATTACATTTGTGTAAATCAAACGTGTATGTCCCTCCACTGTACGTTCCCTCGTAATTACCCTGCAATTTAAaatcaacacatttaaaaaaagatagccACGCTAAAACTAAAGCAATAAACACAGAAACTGTTAAGGAGGTGGTAGGCAGGGAAAACAATCCTACACCAGAAATTCTGATGACCCAGATTTCAGTCCCAATTTCAATACTAATTCAGTTGGGATCCCCTGGGCAAATTACCCAACtttcctgggtctcagtttccttacctataaaatgaggtGGCTGGGCTCTCTCTACCAAGTTCCCTCCTGGTTCTAAAGATTCTAAGGTTCTCTGAATGATTTCACGAATCGATGCTTACCTTATAATGAAAAGATTCCTCACACTGTTTGCACTGGTATATTCTTGTTTTACAGTGGTTGATCATGTGGTTCTCCAGATCTTTGCTGTTGTCAGCTATGTGCTCACAGATAGGACACTGATACGGCTGTCTCTGTCGATGCACTCGCAAGTGCTGCTTGATGTAGCCCTTGTTCCCGCTTGCGTAGTGACACAGGCGGCAGCGGTAGGGCCGATCAGCATTGGGGATGTATTCTACCACACTGCTTCCCGACAAGCTCGTGTCGCTGTTGGGTTGGCACTGGGCGTTGTCCTGCAACTCCTTCAAAATGTCATCATCTGAAGCATTTTGGTCTGTCCTTTCCCTCAGCTTTTCAATGACCGTCAGTAAGGACATGCTGATGCCGGTCTTCACTTGCCCATCTGACAATTCCTGCCTACCCTCTGGGAGTGCTACCAACGTAGGGCTGCTTTGGTTAAAAGTAGTTAATCCATCTGCAGAGTTTTTAAGTGGTGACATCATTTTAGAATATGCTGCCAACGTACTATCTGCTTGCCTTTGGCCAGTGTCTGGATCTAAAAGGTTTATATTGCCGTAGTGCCCGAGGTTGGCCCTCGTCAGCTCTGCAGCTCTTATGGGCATCGTGACGAGGGCTTCTGCGGCTAACGAGTGCAGTCTGAGAGACTCAGAATTTGTTCTTCTTCGCCCTGGCGGGGCATTCTCATCAGCAGCCAGTCCTTTGTTAATTAACTCACTGTCTTTCTTCTCTGGACTGCTCCAGCCTATGATCAACCCCCCGATGTCAACAGTACATTTATCAGCACGATAAACTTCATCTCTTCCTTCACACCCAATCTGGGATTCTGTCGGGCTCAGGTTTTTTCCTTCCTCGATTTCGGCATTCATGAGGAAATGTTTCTGTGAAAGAGTTTCTTCAGCATTTGGCAGACGCTCCACTATCACATTAACGTGACCTTTTTTATTTGGGCTGCTACTGATGATCTTCTGTGCAGATGAAAGTAGGCTATCAGCAACCAGATTCTCCTCCACATCAGAAATCACCTCTAGCATTTCTTCCTCGTTAGGGTCAAGAGTAACTGACTGACCTAGACGAACTCCCCCTTCCGTACTCTGTTctaaaggagaggaagaggataaTGTTTCTGAGCTGCAAATCTGCACTTGTACTGAAGGCCCGTTGTGGATACTCAGTTCATTGTCTCCAATAGCAATGACGACTGCGTCCAGCGCACCAGGTTCAGCAGCCACTGAAGAGTCCAGCAAGCCTAGGGGCtcgttttcattttcaaagattgGATAGGAGCAATCGACCTCCCCGGCATGCTTCCAAGCATGTGTTTTCAACATTCTCTGCTGGCCACAGGTATAACTACAAAACAAGCACCGATACATGCCATACTGTTCATACGCATACCACTTCCTCTTACCCATCTCTGTCACAGGTGCGTTTTGGGCAGCGTGAGTTTGCAGACTGTCTGCACTCACAGCGAGATCAGAAGTGGTTTCGTTACTTCTTTCTGTGGGTCTCTGAGACAAAGGGTTGGACGGGCTTACACACTGTTGGGCTTTGGATTGAGTGCGACTGTTGGCATCGTTTTCATGGTCATTTACCACGTGAGCTTCAAGTT
It contains:
- the ZNF507 gene encoding zinc finger protein 507 isoform X2; protein product: MEESSSVAMLVPDIGGQEAILTAETVISSSLEIDEQRKVKTDPLIHVIQKLSKIVEHEKSQKCLLIGKKRSRSSGVAHSLEAQELCEIPAKVTQPPAAESRRAEMSQIHFTPGSLAQNDGKAMSYQCSLCKFLSSSFSVLKDHIKQHGQQNEVILMCSECHITSKSQEELEAHVVNDHENDANSRTQSKAQQCVSPSNPLSQRPTERSNETTSDLAVSADSLQTHAAQNAPVTEMGKRKWYAYEQYGMYRCLFCSYTCGQQRMLKTHAWKHAGEVDCSYPIFENENEPLGLLDSSVAAEPGALDAVVIAIGDNELSIHNGPSVQVQICSSETLSSSSPLEQSTEGGVRLGQSVTLDPNEEEMLEVISDVEENLVADSLLSSAQKIISSSPNKKGHVNVIVERLPNAEETLSQKHFLMNAEIEEGKNLSPTESQIGCEGRDEVYRADKCTVDIGGLIIGWSSPEKKDSELINKGLAADENAPPGRRRTNSESLRLHSLAAEALVTMPIRAAELTRANLGHYGNINLLDPDTGQRQADSTLAAYSKMMSPLKNSADGLTTFNQSSPTLVALPEGRQELSDGQVKTGISMSLLTVIEKLRERTDQNASDDDILKELQDNAQCQPNSDTSLSGSSVVEYIPNADRPYRCRLCHYASGNKGYIKQHLRVHRQRQPYQCPICEHIADNSKDLENHMINHCKTRIYQCKQCEESFHYKSQLRNHEREQHSLPDTLSVAASSESRISGDTADGKCVQEGNKSSVQKQYRCDVCDYTSTTYVGVRNHRRIHNSDKPYRCSLCGYVCSHPPSLKSHMWKHASDQNYNYEQVNKAINDAISQSGRVLGRSPAKTLLNSSEERADPVTGSSENLISSSELISQAPGEVVGSNENEKLSPTSNTSYSLEKNSSLAPPGMEYCVLLFCCCICGFESTSKENLLDHMKEHEGEIVNIILNKDHNTALNTN
- the ZNF507 gene encoding zinc finger protein 507 isoform X3, yielding MRRGKAGEKREKSRERGGRGRGRGHGRALGRPKEARGSSSRRPTADMEESSSVAMLVPDIGGQEAILTAETVISSSLEIDEQRKVKTDPLIHVIQKLSKIVEHEKSQKCLLIGKKRSRSSGVAHSLEAQELCEIPAKVTQPPAAESRRAEMSQIHFTPGSLAQNDGKAMSYQCSLCKFLSSSFSVLKDHIKQHGQQNEVILMCSECHITSKSQEELEAHVVNDHENDANSRTQSKAQQCVSPSNPLSQRPTERSNETTSDLAVSADSLQTHAAQNAPVTEMGKRKWYAYEQYGMYRCLFCSYTCGQQRMLKTHAWKHAGEVDCSYPIFENENEPLGLLDSSVAAEPGALDAVVIAIGDNELSIHNGPSVQVQICSSETLSSSSPLEQSTEGGVRLGQSVTLDPNEEEMLEVISDVEENLVADSLLSSAQKIISSSPNKKGHVNVIVERLPNAEETLSQKHFLMNAEIEEGKNLSPTESQIGCEGRDEVYRADKCTVDIGGLIIGWSSPEKKDSELINKGLAADENAPPGRRRTNSESLRLHSLAAEALVTMPIRAAELTRANLGHYGNINLLDPDTGQRQADSTLAAYSKMMSPLKNSADGLTTFNQSSPTLVALPEGRQELSDGQVKTGISMSLLTVIEKLRERTDQNASDDDILKELQDNAQCQPNSDTSLSGSSVVEYIPNADRPYRCRLCHYASGNKGYIKQHLRVHRQRQPYQCPICEHIADNSKDLENHMINHCKTRIYQCKQCEESFHYKSQLRNHEREQHSLPDTLSVAASSESRISGDTADGKCVQEGQMMFSLYLLIVQLQENLESRVQTC
- the ZNF507 gene encoding zinc finger protein 507 isoform X1; protein product: MRRGKAGEKREKSRERGGRGRGRGHGRALGRPKEARGSSSRRPTADMEESSSVAMLVPDIGGQEAILTAETVISSSLEIDEQRKVKTDPLIHVIQKLSKIVEHEKSQKCLLIGKKRSRSSGVAHSLEAQELCEIPAKVTQPPAAESRRAEMSQIHFTPGSLAQNDGKAMSYQCSLCKFLSSSFSVLKDHIKQHGQQNEVILMCSECHITSKSQEELEAHVVNDHENDANSRTQSKAQQCVSPSNPLSQRPTERSNETTSDLAVSADSLQTHAAQNAPVTEMGKRKWYAYEQYGMYRCLFCSYTCGQQRMLKTHAWKHAGEVDCSYPIFENENEPLGLLDSSVAAEPGALDAVVIAIGDNELSIHNGPSVQVQICSSETLSSSSPLEQSTEGGVRLGQSVTLDPNEEEMLEVISDVEENLVADSLLSSAQKIISSSPNKKGHVNVIVERLPNAEETLSQKHFLMNAEIEEGKNLSPTESQIGCEGRDEVYRADKCTVDIGGLIIGWSSPEKKDSELINKGLAADENAPPGRRRTNSESLRLHSLAAEALVTMPIRAAELTRANLGHYGNINLLDPDTGQRQADSTLAAYSKMMSPLKNSADGLTTFNQSSPTLVALPEGRQELSDGQVKTGISMSLLTVIEKLRERTDQNASDDDILKELQDNAQCQPNSDTSLSGSSVVEYIPNADRPYRCRLCHYASGNKGYIKQHLRVHRQRQPYQCPICEHIADNSKDLENHMINHCKTRIYQCKQCEESFHYKSQLRNHEREQHSLPDTLSVAASSESRISGDTADGKCVQEGNKSSVQKQYRCDVCDYTSTTYVGVRNHRRIHNSDKPYRCSLCGYVCSHPPSLKSHMWKHASDQNYNYEQVNKAINDAISQSGRVLGRSPAKTLLNSSEERADPVTGSSENLISSSELISQAPGEVVGSNENEKLSPTSNTSYSLEKNSSLAPPGMEYCVLLFCCCICGFESTSKENLLDHMKEHEGEIVNIILNKDHNTALNTN